In Streptomyces sp. NBC_00878, a single window of DNA contains:
- a CDS encoding acetoacetate--CoA ligase, translated as MTSANPSPLWQPDRDRIDRAQITRFQTWAAERHGAPAEGGYAALHRWSVDELDTFWKAVTEWFDVRFSTPYARVLGDRSMPGAQWFPGATLNYAEHALRAADTRADEPALLHVDETHEPTPVSWSELRRQVGSLAAELRALGVRPGDRVSGYLPNVPQAVVALLATAAVGGVWTSCAPDFGARSVLDRFQQVEPVVLFTVDGYRYGGKEHDRRDTVAELRRELPTLRAVVHIPLLGTEPPEGALEWSALTSADVTPVYEEVPFDHPLWVLYSSGTTGLPKAIVQSQGGILVEHLKQLGLHCDLGPEDRFFWYTSTGWMMWNFLVSGLLTGTTIVLYDGSPGYPDTAAQWRIAERTGATLFGTSAAYVMACRKEGVHPSRDFDLSRVHCVATTGSPLPPDGFRWLHDEVRDDLWIASVSGGTDVCSCFAGAVPTLPVYIGELQAPGLGTDLQAWDPSGKPVTDEVGELVVTNPMPSMPIRFWNDPDGSRYHDSYFDTYPGVWRHGDWITVTSRGSVVIHGRSDSTLNRQGVRMGSADIYEAVERLPEIRESLVIGVEQPDGGYWMPLFVHLAPGAVLDDALLGRIKQTIREQLSPRHVPDEVIEVPGVPHTLTGKRIEVPVKRLLQGTPLAKAVNPGSIDNLDLLHFYEELARKRA; from the coding sequence ATGACCTCAGCGAACCCCTCGCCGCTCTGGCAGCCCGACCGGGACCGCATCGACCGGGCACAGATCACCCGATTCCAGACCTGGGCGGCCGAGCGCCACGGAGCCCCCGCCGAAGGCGGCTACGCCGCTCTGCACCGCTGGTCCGTGGACGAACTGGACACGTTCTGGAAAGCCGTCACCGAGTGGTTCGACGTACGGTTTTCGACCCCCTACGCGCGCGTGCTGGGCGACCGATCGATGCCAGGCGCCCAGTGGTTCCCCGGAGCCACCCTCAACTACGCCGAGCACGCCCTGCGAGCGGCCGACACCCGAGCGGACGAACCCGCCCTCCTCCATGTCGACGAGACCCACGAACCGACCCCGGTCAGCTGGTCCGAACTACGCCGCCAGGTCGGCTCCCTGGCCGCCGAACTCCGCGCCCTCGGCGTACGCCCGGGAGACCGCGTCAGCGGCTACCTCCCGAACGTGCCCCAGGCTGTGGTCGCCCTCCTCGCCACCGCGGCCGTCGGCGGCGTGTGGACGTCCTGCGCCCCCGACTTCGGCGCCCGCAGCGTCCTCGACCGCTTCCAGCAGGTCGAACCCGTCGTGCTCTTCACGGTCGACGGCTACCGCTACGGCGGCAAGGAGCACGACCGCCGCGACACCGTTGCCGAACTGCGCCGCGAACTGCCCACTCTGCGCGCCGTCGTCCACATCCCACTGCTCGGCACCGAGCCTCCCGAGGGCGCTCTGGAATGGTCGGCCCTCACGTCGGCGGACGTAACACCCGTCTACGAAGAGGTCCCTTTCGACCACCCCCTGTGGGTGCTCTACTCCTCCGGCACGACCGGCCTCCCCAAAGCCATCGTCCAGTCCCAGGGCGGCATCCTCGTCGAGCACCTCAAACAGCTCGGCCTCCACTGCGACCTGGGCCCCGAGGACCGCTTCTTCTGGTACACGTCCACCGGCTGGATGATGTGGAACTTCCTCGTCTCCGGCCTCCTGACAGGCACCACGATCGTCCTGTACGACGGCAGCCCGGGTTACCCGGACACAGCCGCCCAGTGGCGCATCGCCGAACGCACCGGCGCCACCCTCTTCGGCACCTCGGCGGCATACGTCATGGCCTGCCGCAAAGAGGGCGTCCACCCCTCCCGCGACTTCGACCTGTCCCGCGTCCACTGCGTCGCCACCACCGGCTCGCCCCTGCCGCCCGACGGATTCCGCTGGCTGCACGACGAGGTGCGCGACGACCTGTGGATCGCCTCCGTCAGCGGTGGCACCGATGTGTGCTCCTGCTTCGCGGGAGCGGTACCCACCCTTCCCGTGTACATCGGCGAACTCCAGGCACCGGGCCTCGGCACCGATCTTCAGGCCTGGGACCCGAGCGGCAAGCCCGTCACCGACGAGGTCGGCGAACTCGTCGTCACCAACCCCATGCCGTCGATGCCCATCCGCTTCTGGAACGACCCCGACGGCAGCCGCTACCACGACAGCTACTTCGACACGTACCCCGGAGTGTGGCGACACGGCGACTGGATCACCGTCACCTCGCGCGGCTCCGTCGTCATCCACGGCCGCTCGGACTCCACCCTGAACCGCCAGGGCGTACGCATGGGGTCGGCCGACATCTACGAAGCCGTCGAACGCCTCCCCGAGATCCGCGAGTCCCTCGTCATCGGTGTCGAACAGCCCGACGGCGGGTACTGGATGCCGCTTTTCGTCCACCTCGCTCCAGGCGCCGTACTCGACGACGCACTCCTCGGACGCATCAAACAGACCATCCGCGAACAACTCTCCCCGCGCCACGTCCCCGACGAGGTCATCGAAGTACCCGGAGTCCCGCACACCCTCACCGGCAAGCGCATCGAGGTCCCGGTCAAACGCCTCCTCCAGGGCACCCCCTTGGCAAAGGCGGTCAACCCCGGCTCCATCGACAACCTCGACCTGCTCCACTTCTACGAAGAGTTGGCCCGCAAGCGCGCCTGA
- the ptsP gene encoding phosphoenolpyruvate--protein phosphotransferase, with amino-acid sequence METTLRGVGVSHGVAIGEVRHMGTAVLEPPAKQIPTEDAEREQGRARKAVEAVAADLMARGNLAGGEAQAVLEAQAMMAQDPELMADVERRIAVGSTAERGVYDAFASYRALLANAGEYLAGRVADLDDVRNRIVARLLGVPMPGVPDSDEPYVLIARDLAPADTALLDPTLVLGFVTEEGGPTSHSAILARALGVPAVVALPGAGELAEGTLIAVDGSTGEIFVNPSAEKKAEMEAAAAARKAALGASTGPGATSDGHKVPLLANIGGPADVPAAVAAGAEGVGLFRTEFLFLDDSKNAPSEEKQVEAYRKVLEAFPEGRVVVRVLDAGADKPLDFLTPADEPNPALGVRGLRTLLDHPDVLRTQLTALAKASEGLPVYLDVMAPMVADRADAKAFADACRDAGLQAKFGAMVEIPSAALRARSVLQEVEFLSLGTNDLAQYTFAADRQVGAVSRLQDPWQPALLDLVALSADAAKAEGKSCGVCGEAASDPLLACVLTGLGVTSLSMGAASLPYVRATLAKYTLAQCERAAAAARACDSAEEARTAAQAVLSGE; translated from the coding sequence ATGGAGACAACGCTGCGAGGCGTCGGCGTGAGCCACGGTGTGGCGATCGGCGAGGTTCGGCACATGGGAACGGCGGTGCTCGAGCCGCCTGCCAAGCAGATACCGACGGAGGACGCGGAGCGCGAACAGGGCCGCGCCCGCAAGGCCGTGGAAGCCGTCGCGGCCGACCTGATGGCGCGCGGCAATCTGGCGGGCGGCGAAGCACAGGCTGTTCTCGAAGCCCAGGCCATGATGGCCCAGGACCCGGAGCTCATGGCCGATGTCGAGCGGCGTATCGCGGTCGGCAGCACGGCCGAGCGCGGGGTGTACGACGCGTTCGCCTCGTACCGCGCCCTGCTGGCGAATGCGGGGGAGTACCTCGCCGGACGTGTGGCGGACCTCGACGATGTGCGGAACCGTATCGTCGCCCGGCTCCTCGGTGTGCCGATGCCGGGTGTGCCCGACAGCGACGAGCCGTACGTCCTCATCGCTCGTGATCTCGCGCCCGCCGACACCGCTCTGCTGGACCCGACGCTGGTCCTCGGTTTTGTCACCGAGGAGGGTGGGCCGACCAGCCACAGCGCGATCCTGGCTCGGGCGCTCGGTGTTCCCGCCGTGGTGGCGCTGCCGGGGGCGGGTGAGCTTGCCGAGGGCACGCTGATCGCCGTGGACGGCAGTACCGGCGAGATCTTCGTGAATCCGAGTGCGGAGAAGAAGGCCGAGATGGAGGCCGCGGCCGCGGCGCGCAAGGCGGCGCTGGGCGCCTCGACCGGGCCCGGTGCCACGTCGGACGGGCACAAGGTGCCGCTGCTGGCGAATATCGGTGGTCCCGCGGACGTGCCCGCTGCGGTCGCGGCCGGTGCCGAGGGCGTGGGTCTGTTCCGTACCGAGTTCCTCTTCCTCGACGACAGCAAGAACGCGCCGTCGGAGGAGAAGCAGGTCGAGGCATATCGCAAGGTACTTGAGGCCTTCCCTGAGGGGCGGGTCGTGGTGCGGGTGCTCGATGCGGGCGCCGACAAGCCGCTCGACTTCCTGACGCCGGCCGATGAGCCGAACCCGGCGCTGGGCGTGCGCGGGCTGCGCACTCTGCTCGACCACCCGGATGTGCTGCGGACGCAGCTGACGGCGCTCGCGAAGGCTTCCGAGGGGCTGCCGGTCTACCTCGACGTGATGGCGCCGATGGTCGCGGACCGTGCCGACGCCAAGGCGTTCGCCGACGCGTGCCGTGATGCGGGCCTCCAGGCGAAGTTCGGTGCCATGGTCGAGATTCCGTCGGCCGCGCTGCGGGCGCGGTCGGTTCTGCAGGAGGTCGAGTTCCTGTCGCTGGGAACCAATGACCTCGCGCAGTACACCTTCGCCGCCGACCGCCAGGTGGGTGCCGTGTCCCGGCTGCAGGATCCGTGGCAGCCCGCACTGCTGGACCTGGTCGCACTGTCCGCCGACGCGGCCAAGGCCGAGGGCAAGAGCTGTGGCGTCTGTGGCGAGGCAGCTTCGGACCCGCTGCTCGCGTGTGTACTGACCGGTCTGGGTGTCACCTCTCTCTCCATGGGTGCCGCGTCGCTTCCTTATGTGCGCGCGACGCTGGCCAAGTACACGCTGGCGCAGTGCGAGCGCGCCGCTGCGGCCGCGCGTGCCTGCGACAGTGCCGAGGAAGCACGCACGGCGGCTCAGGCGGTGCTGTCCGGCGAGTAG
- a CDS encoding mannose-1-phosphate guanyltransferase — translation MKAVVMAGGEGTRLRPMTSSMPKPLLPVANRPIMEHVLRLLKRHGLNETVVTVQFLASLVKNYFGDGEELGMELTYANEEKPLGTAGSVKNAEEALKDDTFLVISGDALTDFDLTDLINFHKEKGALVTVCLTRVPNPLEFGITIVDEEGKVERFLEKPTWGQVFSDTVNTGIYVMEPEVFDYVEADVSVDWSGDVFPQLMKEGKPIYGYVAEGYWEDVGTHESYVKAQADVLDGKVDVELDGFEISPGVWVAEGAEVHPDAVLRGPLYIGDYAKVEADVEIREHTVVGSNVVVKTGAFLHKAVLHDNVYIGQHSNLRGCVIGKNTDIMRAARIEDGAVIGDECLVGEESIVQGNVRVYPFKTIEAGAFVNTSVIWESRGQAHLFGARGVSGILNVEITPELVVRLAGAYATTLKKGSTVTTARDHSRGARALKRAVISALQTSAIDVRDLENVPLPVARQQTARGSAGGIMIRTTPGVPDSVDIMFFDGRGADLSQGSQRKLDRVFARQEYRRAFPGEIGDLHFPASVFDSYTGTLLRNVDNTGVAESGLKVVVDASNGSAGLVLPSLLGKLGVDSLTINPGLDESRPTETADARRSGMVRLGEIVASARAAFGVRFDPVGERLSLVDEKGRIIEDDRALLVMLDLVAAERRSGRVALPVTTTRIAEQVAAYHGTQVDWTTTSPDDLTRVGREESTIFGGDGRGGFIVPEFSSVFDGTAAFVRLIGLVARTQLTLSQIDARIPRAHVLKRDLATPWAVKGLVMRRVVEAAGDRFVDTTDGVRVVETDGRWVMVLPDRAEAVTHLWAEGPDDASAQALLDEWSSVVDSAGR, via the coding sequence ATGAAGGCCGTCGTGATGGCCGGAGGCGAAGGCACACGCCTGCGCCCCATGACCTCAAGCATGCCCAAGCCGCTCCTGCCCGTGGCCAATCGCCCGATCATGGAGCACGTGCTACGGCTGCTCAAGCGGCATGGGCTCAATGAGACCGTCGTTACTGTCCAGTTCCTGGCCTCTCTCGTCAAGAACTATTTCGGTGACGGTGAAGAGCTCGGTATGGAGCTCACCTATGCCAATGAGGAGAAGCCACTCGGTACTGCCGGCAGTGTCAAGAACGCCGAGGAAGCGCTGAAGGACGACACCTTCCTCGTGATCTCCGGTGACGCTCTGACCGACTTTGATCTCACAGATCTGATCAATTTCCACAAGGAAAAGGGCGCGCTGGTCACTGTTTGCCTGACCCGTGTCCCGAATCCGCTGGAATTCGGTATCACCATTGTGGACGAGGAAGGCAAGGTCGAGCGTTTCCTCGAGAAGCCGACCTGGGGCCAGGTTTTCTCGGACACGGTGAACACGGGTATCTACGTCATGGAGCCAGAGGTATTCGACTATGTCGAGGCCGATGTCTCCGTCGACTGGTCCGGCGATGTCTTCCCCCAGCTGATGAAGGAGGGCAAGCCGATCTACGGCTATGTCGCCGAGGGGTACTGGGAGGACGTAGGCACCCATGAGAGCTATGTGAAGGCGCAGGCCGATGTCCTGGACGGCAAGGTCGACGTCGAGCTAGACGGCTTCGAGATCTCGCCGGGTGTGTGGGTCGCCGAGGGCGCCGAAGTGCATCCGGACGCGGTGCTTCGCGGGCCGCTCTACATCGGCGACTACGCCAAGGTCGAGGCCGACGTCGAAATCCGCGAGCACACCGTGGTGGGCTCCAATGTCGTCGTGAAAACCGGGGCTTTCCTGCACAAGGCAGTGCTGCACGACAACGTGTACATCGGCCAGCACAGCAATCTGCGCGGCTGTGTCATCGGAAAGAACACCGACATCATGCGGGCCGCGCGCATCGAGGACGGCGCCGTCATCGGGGACGAATGCCTGGTCGGTGAAGAATCGATTGTTCAGGGCAATGTACGGGTCTATCCGTTCAAAACCATCGAAGCCGGCGCCTTCGTCAATACGTCGGTCATCTGGGAGTCCCGAGGCCAGGCTCATCTCTTCGGAGCCCGTGGGGTCTCCGGGATCCTGAACGTGGAGATCACGCCCGAGCTCGTGGTACGCCTCGCGGGCGCGTATGCGACGACACTCAAGAAGGGCTCGACCGTCACGACCGCCCGTGACCACTCCCGTGGTGCCCGTGCGCTCAAGCGGGCGGTCATCTCGGCGCTGCAGACCAGCGCCATCGACGTACGGGATCTGGAGAACGTACCGCTGCCGGTCGCGCGGCAGCAGACCGCGCGGGGCAGTGCCGGCGGGATCATGATCCGGACGACGCCCGGGGTTCCCGACTCCGTCGACATCATGTTCTTCGACGGGCGTGGGGCGGATCTGTCGCAGGGGAGCCAGCGGAAGCTGGACCGGGTGTTCGCGCGGCAGGAGTACCGACGCGCGTTCCCCGGCGAGATCGGGGACCTGCACTTCCCGGCCAGTGTCTTCGACTCGTACACCGGTACCCTGCTGCGGAATGTGGACAACACCGGGGTCGCCGAGTCCGGGCTCAAGGTGGTCGTGGACGCGTCGAACGGCAGTGCCGGACTGGTGCTGCCCAGCCTCCTGGGCAAGCTCGGGGTCGACTCGTTGACCATCAATCCCGGTCTTGACGAGTCTCGGCCCACGGAGACCGCAGATGCCCGCAGGTCGGGGATGGTGCGGCTCGGGGAGATCGTGGCGTCCGCGCGGGCCGCGTTCGGGGTGCGATTCGACCCCGTCGGCGAGCGGTTGTCGCTCGTCGACGAGAAGGGGCGGATCATCGAGGACGACCGGGCGCTGCTCGTGATGCTCGACCTCGTGGCCGCCGAGCGGCGGAGCGGGCGGGTGGCGTTGCCGGTAACCACCACGAGGATCGCCGAGCAGGTGGCGGCGTACCACGGGACCCAGGTCGACTGGACCACGACGTCACCGGACGACCTGACGCGCGTCGGGCGCGAGGAGTCGACGATCTTCGGAGGCGACGGGCGCGGTGGCTTCATCGTGCCCGAGTTCAGCAGCGTCTTCGACGGTACCGCCGCCTTCGTACGGCTCATCGGTCTGGTGGCGCGGACCCAGCTGACGCTCAGCCAGATCGACGCGCGGATTCCGCGGGCGCACGTCCTCAAGCGTGACCTCGCTACTCCCTGGGCGGTCAAGGGACTTGTGATGCGGCGCGTCGTCGAAGCGGCGGGTGACCGGTTCGTGGACACGACCGACGGCGTACGGGTGGTGGAGACCGACGGCCGCTGGGTGATGGTTCTTCCGGACCGGGCAGAGGCGGTCACGCATCTGTGGGCCGAAGGGCCCGATGACGCGTCCGCGCAGGCGCTGCTCGACGAGTGGTCGTCGGTGGTGGACAGCGCCGGTCGCTGA
- a CDS encoding CDP-alcohol phosphatidyltransferase family protein encodes MEVQETRVQTDRVLTIPNILSMARLAGVPLFLWLILRPEFGGPHSDGWALLVLMLSGISDYLDGKLARRWNQISSLGRLLDPAADRLYILSTLLGLTWREILPLWLTSVLLARELVLLVMVGVLRRHGYPPPQVNFLGKAATFNLMYAFPLLLLSDGSGWLASLAAIFGWAFAGWGTTLYWWAGILYVVQVRRLVRADTMAD; translated from the coding sequence GTGGAGGTCCAGGAGACCCGCGTCCAGACAGACCGGGTCCTCACCATCCCGAACATCCTCAGCATGGCGCGTCTCGCAGGCGTGCCCCTCTTCCTGTGGCTGATTCTCAGGCCGGAGTTCGGCGGTCCCCACAGTGACGGTTGGGCACTCCTGGTGCTCATGCTGAGCGGCATCAGCGACTATTTGGACGGCAAGCTCGCACGTCGCTGGAACCAGATCAGCAGCCTCGGCCGGCTGCTGGACCCCGCGGCTGACCGGCTCTACATTCTGTCTACTTTGCTTGGGCTCACCTGGCGCGAGATTCTGCCGCTGTGGCTGACGAGTGTCCTGCTGGCCCGTGAGCTGGTTCTGCTGGTCATGGTGGGCGTCCTCAGGCGGCACGGCTATCCGCCTCCGCAGGTGAACTTCCTTGGGAAGGCTGCTACGTTCAACCTGATGTACGCCTTCCCGTTGCTGCTTCTCAGTGACGGAAGTGGTTGGCTTGCATCACTCGCTGCTATTTTCGGATGGGCGTTCGCGGGATGGGGTACAACGCTCTACTGGTGGGCAGGGATCCTCTACGTGGTTCAGGTCCGCCGCCTTGTCCGCGCGGACACCATGGCCGATTGA
- a CDS encoding PTS glucose transporter subunit IIA — MTTVTSPLAGRTIGLAAVPDPVFSGAMVGPGTAIDPVREASAAVAPIDGVVVSLHPHAFVVVDDQGHGVLTHLGIDTVQLNGEGFELLVNKGDTVQRGQSVVRWDPAAVEAAGKSPICPIVALEATAESLSDVSVDADVKAGDALFGWH, encoded by the coding sequence ATGACCACCGTGACGTCCCCTCTAGCAGGACGCACCATCGGACTCGCAGCCGTACCTGATCCGGTCTTCTCCGGAGCGATGGTTGGCCCCGGCACCGCGATCGACCCCGTCCGGGAGGCCTCGGCTGCCGTCGCGCCCATCGACGGCGTTGTTGTCTCGCTTCACCCGCACGCCTTCGTCGTGGTCGACGATCAGGGTCATGGCGTACTGACGCACCTCGGTATCGACACCGTTCAGCTCAACGGCGAGGGCTTCGAGCTGCTCGTCAACAAGGGCGACACGGTGCAGCGCGGCCAGTCCGTGGTGCGCTGGGACCCGGCTGCCGTCGAGGCCGCCGGCAAGTCTCCCATCTGCCCCATCGTGGCACTCGAAGCCACAGCCGAGTCCCTCTCCGATGTCAGCGTTGACGCAGACGTGAAGGCTGGCGACGCTCTCTTCGGCTGGCACTGA
- a CDS encoding small basic family protein, whose translation MIAVLGLVVGVVAGLLVRPEVPAMVEPYLPIAVVAALDAVFGGLRAMLDGIFDDKVFVVSFLSNVVVAALIVFLGDKLGVGAQLSTGVVVVLGIRIFSNAAAIRRHVFRA comes from the coding sequence GTGATCGCCGTACTGGGCCTCGTCGTGGGAGTCGTGGCTGGATTGTTGGTCCGGCCCGAGGTTCCGGCGATGGTCGAGCCCTATCTTCCGATCGCCGTCGTCGCGGCACTGGACGCCGTGTTCGGAGGTCTGCGGGCGATGCTCGACGGCATCTTCGACGACAAGGTCTTCGTGGTGTCGTTCCTGTCCAATGTCGTCGTGGCCGCGCTGATCGTCTTCCTCGGCGACAAGTTGGGTGTGGGCGCCCAGCTGTCCACGGGTGTCGTGGTCGTCCTCGGTATCCGGATCTTCTCCAACGCCGCGGCGATCCGCCGTCACGTCTTCCGGGCGTGA
- a CDS encoding DUF881 domain-containing protein, which produces MCGMPQQPPVRSTPTRPPRPDASMSLLTNVMDHSLDEGYAEAAARKEADGTGAMPKTLRAKLGLAAGLVLAALVVTVGAAEARIAAPAVAKEREELIDRIDRETSAADKLEGNIDRLRDDVSARQREALKKHGGDQGELVAILAGAVEVHGPGVKLVVNDAKEADQGGDGDARETSGFSDTGRVRDRDMQRVVNGLWESGAEAISINGQRLTALSAIRAAGDAILVDNKPLVPPYTVLAVGDGKRLSTDFQNSGDGLYLNALQKNFGIRTSISVEDEVRLSAAPSVIVRTAQPSTEKGTS; this is translated from the coding sequence ATGTGCGGCATGCCGCAGCAGCCCCCCGTTCGGAGCACTCCTACGCGCCCCCCGCGCCCGGACGCGTCCATGTCGCTGCTCACCAACGTCATGGACCACAGCCTCGACGAGGGGTACGCGGAAGCCGCTGCCCGCAAGGAGGCCGACGGGACCGGCGCCATGCCCAAGACGCTGCGGGCGAAGCTCGGACTCGCGGCAGGTCTGGTGCTCGCGGCCCTCGTCGTGACCGTAGGGGCCGCGGAGGCGCGGATCGCGGCCCCGGCCGTCGCCAAGGAGCGCGAGGAACTCATCGACCGCATCGACCGCGAGACGTCGGCGGCCGACAAGCTCGAGGGCAATATCGACAGACTCCGTGACGACGTGAGCGCACGGCAGCGCGAGGCGCTGAAGAAGCACGGCGGCGACCAGGGCGAGCTGGTGGCCATCCTGGCCGGGGCGGTCGAAGTGCATGGTCCCGGCGTGAAGCTCGTCGTGAACGACGCCAAGGAAGCCGACCAGGGCGGCGACGGAGACGCACGCGAGACGTCGGGCTTCTCCGACACCGGACGTGTGCGTGACCGCGACATGCAGCGCGTGGTCAACGGCCTGTGGGAGTCGGGCGCCGAGGCCATCTCGATCAACGGGCAGCGCCTGACGGCCCTTTCCGCGATCAGGGCCGCGGGCGACGCGATACTGGTCGACAACAAGCCCCTGGTGCCGCCCTACACGGTGCTGGCGGTGGGGGATGGCAAGCGGCTGAGCACCGACTTCCAGAACAGCGGTGACGGGCTGTATCTGAACGCGCTGCAGAAGAACTTCGGCATCCGGACCAGCATTTCCGTCGAGGACGAGGTCCGGTTGTCCGCCGCACCGAGTGTGATCGTACGAACAGCACAACCGAGCACAGAGAAAGGCACATCGTGA
- a CDS encoding FHA domain-containing protein: MGGAWWKLSGGYGRCEGVRLDRCVQSGFVLPHGRVCFGQGESPVKLFSKLFGKSAREGSDNATARHRARPSEGEEQGDRPLFRDQVGGPGGDISGGQGAPSVDPDQSGRIGFGDPSASGAGGGFGSDPYASNAPAGQPRQEDPSMSALVCTRCGNRNAEASRFCSNCGAPLRAGATPERPSETTSTISISGLEAYDAEVTGQTQMPMLSPEAQAAVDALPLGSALLVVRRGPNSGSRFLLDGELTTAGRHPQSDIFLDDVTVSRRHVEFRRVADGSFTVADVGSLNGTYVNRERIDSVALSNGDEVQIGKYRLVFYASQRGI, translated from the coding sequence ATGGGTGGTGCGTGGTGGAAACTGTCTGGTGGATACGGACGTTGTGAGGGTGTCCGGCTCGACCGGTGTGTGCAATCAGGGTTCGTCCTGCCCCACGGGCGGGTCTGTTTCGGTCAAGGGGAATCGCCCGTGAAGTTGTTTTCGAAGTTGTTCGGCAAGAGCGCACGAGAGGGCAGCGACAATGCCACTGCCCGCCATCGTGCACGCCCCTCGGAGGGCGAGGAGCAGGGGGACCGCCCCTTGTTCCGCGATCAGGTCGGTGGTCCGGGCGGAGACATTTCCGGTGGTCAGGGCGCGCCATCTGTTGACCCTGACCAGTCGGGACGCATAGGTTTCGGGGATCCGTCAGCCTCAGGTGCGGGTGGAGGGTTCGGCTCCGACCCGTATGCGTCCAATGCTCCCGCGGGGCAGCCGCGGCAGGAGGATCCGTCCATGTCGGCCCTGGTGTGTACGAGGTGCGGTAACCGCAACGCCGAGGCGAGCCGCTTCTGCTCCAACTGCGGTGCTCCGCTGCGGGCCGGGGCGACCCCTGAGCGTCCGTCGGAGACCACCTCGACGATCTCCATCTCGGGTCTTGAGGCCTACGACGCCGAGGTCACCGGCCAGACGCAGATGCCGATGCTCTCGCCCGAGGCGCAGGCCGCGGTCGACGCGCTGCCGCTCGGCTCGGCGCTGCTGGTGGTGCGCCGCGGGCCCAACTCGGGCAGCCGCTTCCTGCTGGACGGCGAGCTGACCACCGCCGGCCGTCATCCGCAGAGCGACATCTTCCTGGACGACGTGACCGTGTCGCGCCGACATGTGGAGTTCCGCCGCGTCGCCGACGGCTCGTTCACGGTGGCGGACGTCGGCAGTCTCAACGGTACGTACGTCAACCGGGAGCGGATCGACTCGGTCGCGCTGTCGAACGGCGACGAGGTGCAGATCGGCAAGTACCGGCTGGTCTTCTACGCGAGCCAGCGGGGTATCTGA
- a CDS encoding DUF881 domain-containing protein: MSNQDENPETPETSETAESPEAAETQVSPKTPASPEVPENPLRKALPEEARAEDAQEAPEAVPERGKPALTGRQRLVKGLWPPRVSRAQSIVALLLFGLGFGLAVQVASNSDSDGALRGARQEDLVRILDELDDRTQRLEEEKQGLEDQRTELENSSDQAEEARKQTVEKEKQLGILAGTVAAQGPGITLTIEDEKGTVEADMLLDAIQELRAAGAEAIQVNGVRIVAGSYLTDVSGGVAVDGNKISAPYRFKVIGKPQDLEPALNIPGGVVQTLEKEQATVTVERSDKIVVDALRPAKRPDYARSSSR; encoded by the coding sequence ATGAGCAACCAGGACGAGAACCCAGAGACCCCAGAGACATCCGAAACCGCTGAGTCCCCTGAAGCCGCTGAGACTCAAGTGTCCCCGAAGACTCCAGCGTCCCCAGAGGTCCCTGAGAACCCACTGCGTAAGGCGCTTCCCGAAGAGGCGCGGGCGGAGGACGCTCAGGAGGCGCCCGAGGCCGTGCCGGAGCGGGGAAAGCCGGCCTTGACCGGCCGCCAGCGGTTGGTGAAGGGCCTGTGGCCGCCTCGCGTGTCGCGGGCGCAGTCCATTGTCGCCCTCCTGCTGTTCGGCCTCGGATTCGGTCTCGCCGTCCAGGTGGCGTCCAACAGCGACAGCGACGGCGCTCTCCGCGGCGCGCGTCAGGAAGATCTTGTACGCATCCTCGATGAACTGGATGACCGTACCCAGCGTCTGGAGGAGGAGAAGCAGGGGCTCGAGGATCAGCGCACCGAATTGGAGAACAGTTCGGACCAGGCCGAGGAGGCCCGCAAGCAGACGGTCGAGAAGGAGAAACAACTCGGCATCCTTGCGGGCACCGTGGCGGCGCAGGGCCCCGGCATCACGTTGACCATCGAGGACGAGAAGGGGACGGTCGAGGCCGACATGCTGCTTGACGCGATCCAGGAGCTGCGGGCTGCCGGAGCGGAGGCGATCCAGGTCAACGGTGTACGGATCGTCGCCGGCAGTTATCTGACGGACGTGAGCGGTGGAGTCGCCGTTGACGGGAACAAGATCAGCGCCCCCTATCGTTTCAAGGTCATCGGCAAGCCTCAGGATCTTGAACCGGCGCTGAACATCCCTGGCGGAGTGGTGCAGACTTTGGAGAAGGAGCAGGCCACTGTCACGGTGGAACGCTCGGACAAGATCGTGGTGGACGCCTTGCGACCGGCGAAGCGGCCTGACTACGCTCGGTCGTCCTCCCGGTGA